One Marinibacterium anthonyi genomic region harbors:
- a CDS encoding polyhydroxyalkanoate synthesis repressor PhaR, producing MADTDKPLLIKRYASRRLYNTETSDYVTLEDIAGFIRDGREVKIVDLKSGDDLTRQYLLQIIAEHESRGENVLPVTVLNDLVRSYMVPGGGMMPQFLQTSFDMLRESQSKMLDNMSAMNPMAKIPGFEAMKAQQEAFLKAMTGGLSPNWSAPSDEEGGEGESKDDLDAIKKQLADLQEKLSKLS from the coding sequence GTGGCCGATACTGATAAACCGCTTCTCATCAAGCGATACGCAAGCCGCCGCCTCTACAACACCGAGACGAGCGACTACGTGACTTTGGAAGATATCGCGGGTTTCATTCGCGATGGTCGCGAGGTGAAGATCGTCGACCTGAAATCCGGCGACGACCTGACCCGGCAATACCTTCTGCAGATCATAGCCGAACACGAAAGCCGGGGCGAAAACGTCCTGCCGGTGACCGTGCTCAACGACTTGGTCCGCAGCTACATGGTGCCGGGCGGGGGGATGATGCCGCAGTTCCTGCAGACCTCGTTCGACATGCTGCGCGAAAGCCAGTCGAAGATGCTGGACAACATGTCCGCGATGAACCCGATGGCCAAGATCCCCGGGTTCGAAGCCATGAAGGCACAGCAGGAAGCGTTCCTCAAGGCGATGACCGGGGGGCTGTCGCCCAACTGGTCCGCGCCGTCGGACGAAGAAGGTGGCGAGGGCGAATCCAAGGACGACCTTGACGCGATAAAGAAGCAGCTCGCCGATTTGCAGGAAAAGCTGTCAAAGCTCAGCTGA
- the epsN_1 gene encoding Putative pyridoxal phosphate-dependent aminotransferase EpsN, with protein MVSVPNVHEAEPIPDAARAQIEALLQSGDLFRYTSEDAPVSLLEEEFAAMMGSRYALAVSSCSAALFLSLKALGLKPGARVMIPAFTFAAVPSSIVHADCVPVLCEVGDNYRVDMGDFEAKLDDVDAVIISHMRGHTSDMDAIMALCAARNIPVVEDAAHSLGTLWHGKKIGTIGQIGCFSFQSYKMVNSGEGGIMITDDADLIARAVIMSGAYEHNWKKHRGFGQGNGELEAAFARWQNQLPLYNLRLNNLSAVVSRAQLPELDRRVADGRTNHDYVAARLNQSPFITVPDPLAHELRAPDSIQFNMENMTADEIRAFSNEAAARGVKVQVFGMSTDNARAFWNWQFLGDLPELPRTRAMLMKACDVRLPVRLTRDELDIVTDILLAAVDAVMGEMRAYGT; from the coding sequence ATGGTCAGCGTCCCGAATGTTCACGAGGCAGAGCCTATCCCAGATGCCGCACGTGCCCAGATCGAAGCGTTGCTCCAGTCCGGAGACCTGTTCCGGTACACTTCCGAAGATGCCCCCGTCAGCTTGCTGGAAGAAGAATTCGCCGCGATGATGGGCAGCCGCTATGCGCTGGCCGTGTCGTCCTGTTCGGCGGCGCTGTTCCTGTCGCTGAAGGCGCTGGGGCTGAAGCCCGGCGCCAGGGTCATGATCCCGGCCTTCACCTTCGCCGCCGTGCCGTCGTCGATCGTGCATGCCGATTGCGTGCCGGTGCTGTGCGAGGTGGGCGACAATTACCGCGTCGACATGGGTGATTTCGAGGCCAAGCTGGACGATGTGGATGCCGTCATCATCAGCCACATGCGCGGCCACACCTCGGACATGGACGCGATCATGGCGCTGTGCGCGGCCCGTAATATCCCCGTTGTCGAGGACGCGGCTCATTCGCTGGGCACTCTCTGGCACGGCAAGAAGATCGGTACGATCGGCCAGATCGGTTGCTTCTCGTTCCAGTCCTACAAGATGGTGAACTCGGGCGAAGGTGGCATCATGATCACCGACGATGCCGACCTGATCGCCCGCGCCGTCATCATGTCTGGCGCCTACGAACACAACTGGAAAAAGCACCGCGGCTTCGGCCAGGGCAACGGCGAGCTGGAAGCGGCCTTTGCCAGGTGGCAGAACCAGTTGCCGCTGTACAACCTGCGGCTCAACAACCTGTCGGCCGTGGTCAGCCGCGCCCAGCTGCCCGAGCTTGACCGCCGCGTCGCCGATGGCCGCACCAACCACGATTACGTCGCGGCCCGGCTGAACCAGTCGCCCTTCATCACCGTGCCCGATCCGCTGGCGCACGAGCTGCGCGCGCCGGACTCGATCCAGTTCAACATGGAAAACATGACCGCAGACGAGATCCGCGCGTTTTCCAACGAGGCTGCCGCGCGCGGCGTCAAGGTGCAGGTCTTTGGCATGTCGACCGACAATGCCCGCGCCTTCTGGAACTGGCAGTTCCTGGGCGACCTGCCCGAACTGCCGCGAACCCGCGCCATGCTGATGAAAGCCTGCGATGTGCGCCTGCCCGTCCGCCTGACCCGGGACGAGCTGGACATCGTGACCGACATCCTGCTTGCCGCCGTCGACGCCGTCATGGGAGAGATGCGCGCCTACGGCACTTGA
- the puuB_2 gene encoding Gamma-glutamylputrescine oxidoreductase, with the protein MNLLYANDRPGRYPESWYVASTGEMPERPALDGDVRADVCIVGGGYTGLSAALHLAEAGRSVVLLEAHRAGFGASGRNGGQLGGGQRVTQDVLEARHGADVARTLWTLGEDAKDLVKALIARHGIDCDLRPGVAWLASSASEVGHLHEYADHLNKRYDYDAMEVLDAEAGHALCPSPIYKGGILDWDAGHLHPLKLALGLARAAEAAGARICEKTEVTGIEDGAQVRVRTAQGTVTADHVILAYNGYLGGLEPKVAARVMPINNFIVATEPLGARTAEVLTRDVAVADDLFVINYFRLSADGRLLFGGGESYGYRFPRDIAATVRKPMERIFPQLTGVRIDHAWGGTLGITVKRLPWMARITPRILSASGYSGHGVGSATHAGMLMAEAVRGQSEGFDTFAVLPTPAFPGGTALRSPLLALAMTWFAMRDRLGI; encoded by the coding sequence ATGAACCTGCTTTATGCCAATGACCGGCCGGGCCGGTATCCGGAGTCGTGGTACGTGGCGAGCACCGGCGAGATGCCGGAGCGCCCGGCGCTGGACGGGGATGTGCGGGCGGATGTCTGCATCGTGGGCGGCGGGTACACCGGGTTGTCGGCGGCGCTGCACCTGGCCGAGGCCGGGCGATCGGTGGTGCTGCTGGAAGCGCACCGGGCGGGCTTTGGCGCCTCGGGGCGCAACGGCGGGCAGCTGGGCGGCGGACAGCGGGTGACGCAGGACGTGCTGGAGGCGCGGCACGGGGCGGACGTGGCAAGGACGCTGTGGACCCTGGGCGAAGACGCGAAGGACCTGGTGAAGGCGCTGATCGCCAGGCATGGGATCGATTGCGACCTGCGGCCGGGGGTGGCGTGGCTGGCGTCTTCGGCGTCGGAAGTCGGGCATCTGCATGAATACGCCGATCACCTGAACAAGCGGTACGACTATGACGCGATGGAAGTTCTGGATGCCGAGGCGGGCCATGCGCTGTGCCCCTCGCCCATCTACAAGGGCGGGATCCTGGACTGGGATGCGGGGCATCTGCATCCGCTGAAGCTGGCGCTGGGTCTGGCGCGGGCGGCGGAAGCCGCGGGCGCGCGGATCTGCGAGAAGACCGAGGTGACGGGGATCGAGGATGGCGCGCAGGTGCGGGTAAGGACCGCGCAGGGCACTGTTACCGCCGATCACGTGATCCTGGCCTACAACGGCTACCTGGGCGGGCTGGAACCGAAGGTGGCGGCCCGGGTCATGCCGATCAACAACTTCATCGTGGCCACCGAACCGCTGGGCGCGCGCACCGCCGAGGTGCTGACCAGGGACGTGGCTGTGGCCGATGATCTTTTTGTCATCAACTACTTCCGCCTGTCCGCCGACGGGCGGCTTCTGTTCGGCGGCGGCGAAAGCTATGGCTACCGCTTTCCCCGGGACATCGCCGCCACGGTGCGCAAGCCGATGGAGCGGATCTTTCCCCAGCTGACGGGTGTGCGGATCGACCATGCCTGGGGCGGCACGCTGGGCATCACCGTCAAGCGGCTGCCGTGGATGGCGCGGATCACGCCCCGGATCCTGTCGGCTTCGGGGTATTCGGGCCACGGGGTGGGCAGCGCGACCCATGCCGGGATGCTGATGGCCGAGGCGGTGCGCGGGCAATCCGAAGGGTTCGACACCTTCGCTGTCCTGCCCACCCCGGCCTTTCCCGGTGGCACCGCCCTGCGCAGCCCGCTGCTGGCGCTGGCGATGACCTGGTTCGCCATGCGCGACCGGCTGGGCATCTGA
- the puuA_1 gene encoding Gamma-glutamylputrescine synthetase PuuA, with protein MSDWMNDLPQSAADFLEGRRLDEVECVIADLPGIARGKAVPASKFARQKMFHLPDSIFFQTITGSWSEAAGDDGFIERDMMLRPDMSTATAAPWTGDWTLQVIHDAFNIAGEPIPMAPRNVLKRVVQLYHDKGWKPIVAPEMEFYLVARNIDPAQDIAPMMGRSGRPAAARQAYSMTAVDEFGPVIDDIYDFAEAQGFEIDGITQEGGAGQLEINLRHGNPVKLADEVFYFKRLIREAALRHQCFATFMAKPIAHEPGSAMHIHHSVLDMETGRNLFSDENGEATDTFYHFIGGLQTHLPAAVAVLAPYVNSYRRYVKDHAAPINLSWGHDNRTTGIRVPLSEPDARRVENRLAGMDCNPYLGIAASLACGYLGLIEQRRPDAQFKGDAYANESEETEVPRVLGTALDLFDEAAALHEVLGPEFARVYGIVKRTEYEEFLQVISPWEREHLLLNV; from the coding sequence ATGAGTGACTGGATGAACGACCTGCCGCAATCGGCGGCGGATTTCCTTGAAGGCCGCCGGCTGGACGAGGTCGAATGCGTCATCGCCGACCTGCCCGGCATCGCGCGCGGCAAGGCCGTGCCCGCCAGCAAGTTCGCCCGCCAGAAGATGTTCCACCTGCCCGACAGCATCTTTTTCCAGACCATCACCGGCAGCTGGAGCGAGGCCGCCGGCGACGACGGCTTCATCGAGCGCGACATGATGCTGCGGCCCGACATGTCCACGGCCACCGCCGCGCCCTGGACCGGGGACTGGACGCTGCAGGTGATCCACGACGCCTTCAACATCGCCGGAGAGCCCATACCGATGGCCCCGCGCAACGTGCTGAAGCGGGTGGTGCAGCTGTATCATGACAAGGGTTGGAAGCCGATCGTGGCGCCCGAGATGGAATTCTACCTGGTCGCGCGCAACATCGACCCGGCGCAGGACATCGCGCCGATGATGGGCCGGTCGGGTCGCCCCGCCGCCGCGCGCCAGGCCTATTCGATGACCGCCGTGGACGAATTCGGCCCCGTCATCGACGACATCTACGATTTCGCCGAAGCGCAGGGCTTCGAGATCGACGGCATCACCCAGGAAGGCGGTGCCGGGCAGCTGGAGATCAACCTGCGCCACGGCAACCCGGTCAAGCTGGCGGACGAGGTGTTCTATTTCAAGCGGCTGATCCGCGAGGCCGCCCTGCGCCACCAGTGTTTCGCCACCTTCATGGCCAAGCCCATCGCCCATGAACCGGGGTCGGCCATGCATATCCACCATTCGGTGCTGGACATGGAAACCGGGCGCAACCTGTTTTCGGACGAGAACGGCGAAGCCACGGATACGTTCTATCACTTCATCGGCGGGCTGCAGACCCACCTGCCGGCGGCGGTGGCGGTGCTGGCGCCTTACGTCAATTCCTATCGCCGCTACGTGAAGGACCACGCCGCGCCGATCAACCTGAGCTGGGGGCACGACAACCGCACCACCGGCATCCGCGTGCCGCTGTCGGAACCCGACGCGCGCCGGGTGGAAAACCGGCTGGCGGGGATGGATTGCAACCCCTACCTGGGCATCGCGGCCTCGCTGGCGTGCGGGTATCTTGGCCTGATCGAACAGCGCCGGCCCGACGCCCAGTTCAAGGGCGACGCCTATGCCAACGAGAGCGAGGAGACCGAGGTGCCGCGCGTTCTGGGCACGGCGCTGGATCTGTTCGACGAGGCCGCGGCGCTGCACGAGGTGCTGGGGCCGGAATTCGCGCGGGTCTACGGGATCGTGAAGCGGACGGAATACGAGGAATTCCTGCAGGTGATTTCGCCCTGGGAACGGGAGCACCTTCTTCTGAACGTCTGA
- the guaA_2 gene encoding GMP synthase [glutamine-hydrolyzing] — MKIGILQTGHAPDAILDVTGDYDLLFEKLLDGHGFTFQTWAVVDGVPVPRADEADGWLITGSRHGVYEDHPWIAPLEALIRDIKASGRPLIGVCFGHQIIAQALGGTVEKFKGGWAVGRQVYDYGGRQVAINAWHQDQITKMPPEAKTLGGNAFAPHAILGYGDTIWTCQPHPEYGSDVIGGLLEHRAPGVVPQDLIETATADLATPTDRLDVGAEMAEFFLKERVA; from the coding sequence ATGAAAATCGGCATCCTGCAGACGGGCCATGCGCCCGACGCGATCCTTGACGTAACCGGCGACTACGACCTGCTGTTCGAAAAGCTGCTCGACGGTCACGGCTTTACTTTCCAGACCTGGGCCGTCGTCGACGGCGTGCCCGTGCCCCGCGCGGACGAAGCCGACGGATGGCTTATCACCGGGTCCCGCCACGGGGTCTACGAGGATCATCCCTGGATCGCGCCGCTGGAGGCGCTGATCCGCGACATAAAGGCCAGCGGCCGGCCCCTGATCGGGGTCTGTTTCGGCCACCAGATCATCGCCCAGGCGCTTGGCGGAACGGTCGAGAAGTTCAAGGGCGGCTGGGCCGTCGGCCGCCAGGTCTATGATTATGGAGGCCGCCAGGTGGCGATCAACGCCTGGCACCAGGACCAGATCACCAAGATGCCCCCCGAGGCGAAGACCCTGGGCGGCAACGCTTTCGCGCCGCACGCCATCCTGGGCTACGGCGACACGATCTGGACCTGCCAGCCGCATCCCGAATACGGATCCGACGTAATCGGCGGCCTGCTGGAACACCGCGCCCCGGGCGTGGTGCCGCAGGATCTGATCGAAACGGCAACGGCCGACCTGGCGACGCCGACAGACCGGCTGGATGTCGGTGCCGAGATGGCTGAATTCTTCCTCAAGGAGCGCGTGGCATGA
- the puuA_2 gene encoding Gamma-glutamylputrescine synthetase PuuA, with product MTSSAYPTIRIAACDLNGRMRGKRVPGRQLGSLDKGVRMPFSALNVDLWGHDIENSPLVFETGDADGVLVPTDRGPVPMPWLDTPSALVPMTMRHENGKPFAGDPRAALEGVLARYGDRGWNVMAATEMEFTLVDDSGREMLPVIDPHSGRRLAHGAVLSIQELDAFDAFFTDLYAGCEEMGIPADNTIAEAGVGQFEVTLTHQNALRAADDAWLFKALAQGLARKYKMAATFMAKPYSDDAGNGMHVHFSVLDGDGKNIFSDGGARGTDVLLNAVAGCLQAMPDSTLIFAPFGNSYDRLVPGAHAPIAAVWAYENRTAAIRIPGGPPVARRVEHRSAGGDVNPYLLLATVLGAGLVGIEDGLMPPEPISGNAYEIEGVPLLAPDWKAAIDAIEQSALMRRILPADLIDYLVMTKRQELDMFLSMDPDRHWESLIETA from the coding sequence ATGACCTCCTCCGCTTATCCCACGATCCGAATTGCCGCCTGCGACCTGAACGGACGGATGCGCGGCAAGCGTGTGCCGGGGCGGCAGCTGGGGTCGCTGGACAAGGGCGTGCGGATGCCGTTTTCGGCGTTGAACGTGGATCTGTGGGGGCACGACATCGAAAACTCGCCGCTGGTGTTCGAAACCGGCGATGCCGATGGCGTGCTGGTGCCCACCGATCGCGGCCCGGTGCCGATGCCCTGGCTGGATACGCCGTCGGCGCTGGTGCCGATGACCATGCGCCACGAGAACGGCAAGCCTTTCGCGGGCGATCCGCGCGCGGCGCTGGAAGGTGTGCTGGCCCGCTACGGCGATCGCGGCTGGAACGTGATGGCCGCGACCGAGATGGAATTCACCCTGGTCGACGACAGCGGGCGCGAGATGCTTCCCGTCATCGACCCCCATTCGGGCCGCCGCCTGGCCCATGGCGCGGTGCTGTCGATCCAGGAACTGGATGCGTTCGACGCCTTCTTCACCGATCTGTATGCGGGCTGCGAGGAAATGGGGATCCCCGCCGACAACACCATCGCCGAAGCGGGCGTCGGCCAGTTCGAAGTCACGCTGACCCACCAGAACGCCCTGCGCGCGGCCGATGACGCCTGGCTTTTCAAGGCGCTGGCCCAGGGCCTGGCGCGCAAGTACAAGATGGCCGCGACCTTCATGGCCAAGCCCTATTCCGACGATGCCGGCAACGGGATGCATGTGCATTTCTCGGTGCTGGACGGGGACGGCAAGAACATCTTTTCCGACGGCGGGGCGCGCGGCACGGACGTGCTGCTGAACGCGGTCGCGGGCTGCCTGCAGGCGATGCCCGACAGCACGCTGATCTTCGCCCCCTTCGGCAATTCCTACGACCGGCTGGTGCCCGGCGCGCATGCGCCCATCGCCGCCGTCTGGGCCTATGAAAACCGCACCGCCGCCATCCGCATTCCCGGCGGCCCGCCGGTCGCGCGGCGCGTCGAACACCGCAGCGCGGGCGGCGACGTGAACCCCTACCTGCTGCTGGCCACCGTGCTGGGCGCGGGGCTGGTGGGGATCGAGGACGGGCTGATGCCGCCCGAACCGATTTCCGGCAATGCCTATGAAATCGAGGGCGTGCCGCTGCTGGCCCCCGACTGGAAAGCCGCCATCGACGCCATCGAGCAAAGCGCTCTGATGCGGCGCATCCTGCCCGCGGACCTGATCGATTATCTTGTGATGACCAAGCGGCAGGAGCTGGATATGTTCCTGTCCATGGACCCTGACCGCCACTGGGAATCCCTGATCGAGACCGCCTGA
- the hisM gene encoding Histidine transport system permease protein HisM has translation MTCAEAFQAYALRSLGIGERLLPRSDFELCEQVVLIGSGMIWNIYFGVIALVTGFCLATALALGKASPRPWLRKPAEWFIFVFRGSPLFIQFFFAYFLFLSLKGVSPIFDPFTSAALGALIVLFFNTAAYSGEIFYGALLSIPKGDVEAADAYGLSGASRFRRIIWPTMLRLAWPAYTNEAIFLFHATTLVFFSGFPAWRQQGDALYYANYFADKTFNPFVAYPILAGYFIVVTLVIVGIFGLINRRLNRHLPSNTRSRVKYRPNLLR, from the coding sequence ATGACCTGCGCCGAAGCCTTCCAGGCCTATGCCCTGCGCTCGCTGGGGATCGGTGAACGCCTGCTGCCCCGGTCCGATTTCGAACTGTGCGAACAGGTCGTGCTGATCGGATCGGGCATGATCTGGAACATCTACTTCGGGGTCATCGCCCTGGTCACCGGTTTCTGCCTGGCCACCGCGCTGGCCCTTGGCAAGGCGTCCCCGCGCCCGTGGCTGCGCAAGCCGGCGGAATGGTTCATCTTCGTGTTCCGGGGCTCGCCGCTGTTCATCCAGTTCTTCTTTGCCTACTTCCTGTTCCTGTCGCTGAAGGGCGTCAGCCCGATCTTCGATCCCTTCACCTCGGCCGCGCTTGGGGCGCTGATCGTGCTGTTCTTCAACACCGCCGCCTATTCCGGAGAGATCTTTTATGGCGCGCTGCTGTCGATCCCCAAGGGCGATGTCGAGGCGGCGGATGCCTATGGCCTGTCGGGCGCATCCCGGTTCCGGCGGATCATCTGGCCGACCATGCTGCGCCTTGCCTGGCCCGCCTACACGAACGAGGCGATCTTTCTGTTCCACGCCACGACGCTGGTCTTCTTCTCGGGTTTTCCGGCCTGGCGACAGCAGGGCGACGCGCTGTATTACGCCAATTACTTCGCCGACAAGACCTTCAACCCGTTCGTCGCCTACCCGATCCTGGCCGGCTATTTCATCGTGGTCACCCTTGTCATCGTCGGGATCTTCGGGCTTATAAACCGGCGGTTGAACAGGCATCTGCCGTCCAACACCCGATCCCGCGTGAAATACCGTCCCAACCTTCTGCGCTGA
- the artQ_2 gene encoding Arginine ABC transporter permease protein ArtQ produces MFGFCTDPSLLATPAWFACYLTTGKLMLFYASFGTVLLLLAITAPVALAFGFGGAAAARSRFAPLSWVGRIYIAMVRGVPDIVFFLFFVIALDQGIEYVRHKIKCPDWDQPIRQGSDFIVCAAAKMPLSTAPQVWHEVYGFSLAVLTFSIVFGAFAANVLFGAMRAVPRAQLETGEAYGMSPRQTFWRILVPQMWVYALPGLSNLWMVLIKATPLLFLLGVEDIVYWAKELGGAKTARFTDYPHGDWRVWYFLGLLIFYLLFTKVSEIALDRMMKRLTHGQATAGGEAQRKAAA; encoded by the coding sequence ATGTTTGGTTTTTGCACCGATCCCTCGCTTCTTGCGACCCCGGCCTGGTTTGCCTGCTACCTGACCACCGGCAAGCTGATGCTGTTCTACGCCTCCTTCGGGACGGTGCTTTTGCTGCTGGCGATCACCGCGCCCGTGGCGCTGGCCTTCGGGTTCGGGGGCGCCGCCGCCGCGCGGTCGCGGTTCGCGCCGCTCAGCTGGGTGGGCCGGATCTATATCGCGATGGTGCGCGGCGTGCCCGACATCGTGTTCTTTCTGTTCTTCGTGATCGCCCTGGACCAGGGCATCGAATACGTCCGCCACAAGATCAAGTGCCCCGACTGGGATCAGCCGATCCGCCAAGGGTCCGATTTCATCGTCTGTGCGGCGGCCAAGATGCCGCTGTCGACCGCGCCGCAGGTCTGGCACGAGGTCTACGGGTTCTCGCTGGCGGTGCTGACGTTTTCCATCGTCTTCGGCGCCTTCGCGGCCAACGTCCTGTTCGGCGCCATGCGCGCCGTGCCCCGTGCCCAGCTTGAGACGGGCGAAGCCTACGGCATGTCCCCGCGCCAGACCTTCTGGCGGATCCTGGTGCCGCAGATGTGGGTCTATGCCCTGCCCGGCCTGTCGAACCTGTGGATGGTGCTGATCAAGGCGACGCCGCTGCTGTTCCTGCTGGGGGTCGAAGATATCGTCTACTGGGCCAAGGAACTGGGCGGCGCCAAGACCGCGCGGTTCACCGATTACCCCCACGGCGACTGGCGGGTCTGGTATTTCCTGGGGCTGCTGATCTTCTACCTGCTCTTCACCAAGGTCTCCGAGATCGCGCTGGACCGCATGATGAAGCGCCTGACCCACGGCCAGGCGACGGCCGGCGGCGAAGCCCAGCGGAAGGCAGCCGCATGA
- the argT_2 gene encoding Lysine-arginine-ornithine-binding periplasmic protein precursor, with protein sequence MKSLILSTAILALSAGLAMADTVRMGTEGAYPPYNFINDAGEVDGFEREMGDELCARAELTCEWVTNDWDSIIPNLVSGNYDTIIAGMSINDEREKVIDFTQDYIPPATSSYVALSEDADLSGVIAAQTSTLQSQYISESDATLLEFATADEIITALKSGEADAVFFDTDYLAPIVEESGGELMFVGDTITLGRGTGMGIRKSDTDLKDKFDAAITSMKEDGTLNTMLIKWFGEGTDTY encoded by the coding sequence ATGAAGTCTCTGATCCTGAGCACAGCCATCCTGGCGCTGTCCGCCGGCCTGGCCATGGCCGATACCGTCCGCATGGGCACCGAGGGCGCGTACCCTCCGTACAATTTCATCAACGACGCCGGCGAAGTCGACGGGTTCGAACGCGAAATGGGCGACGAGCTGTGCGCGCGCGCCGAACTGACCTGCGAATGGGTGACCAACGACTGGGATTCGATCATCCCCAACCTGGTGTCGGGCAACTACGACACGATCATCGCCGGCATGTCGATCAACGACGAGCGCGAGAAGGTGATCGATTTCACTCAGGACTACATCCCGCCCGCCACATCGTCTTACGTCGCGCTTAGCGAAGATGCCGACCTGTCGGGCGTGATCGCGGCGCAGACATCGACCCTGCAATCGCAGTACATTTCGGAAAGCGACGCGACCCTGCTGGAATTCGCCACCGCGGACGAGATCATCACCGCGCTGAAAAGCGGCGAGGCCGACGCGGTGTTCTTCGACACCGACTACCTGGCCCCGATCGTCGAGGAATCGGGCGGCGAGCTGATGTTCGTGGGTGACACGATCACGCTTGGCCGCGGCACCGGCATGGGCATCCGCAAGAGCGACACGGACCTGAAGGACAAGTTCGACGCGGCCATCACCTCGATGAAGGAAGACGGCACGCTGAACACCATGCTGATCAAGTGGTTCGGCGAAGGCACCGACACGTACTAA
- the occP gene encoding Octopine permease ATP-binding protein P, which produces MTDKTTADAPTVIEIRNLHKAYGSLEVLKGVSIAARRGDVVSLIGSSGSGKSTLLRCANLLEDSQQGDVLFKGEPVSWRGTDLTRRPADAKQVLRIRTNLSMVFQQFNLWSHMTILQNVMEAPLTVLGRERAEVETAARGYLDKVGIGDKCDAWPAQLSGGQQQRAAIARALAMEPEALLFDEPTSALDPELEQEVVKVIKDLAAEGRTMIIVTHDMKLAHDVSDHVVFLHQGLIEEEGPPDELFGAPKSERLRGFLSHAA; this is translated from the coding sequence GTGACCGATAAAACGACTGCTGACGCCCCGACCGTCATCGAAATCCGGAACCTCCACAAAGCCTATGGGTCTCTTGAGGTGCTGAAAGGCGTCTCGATCGCCGCGCGCCGTGGCGACGTGGTGTCGCTTATCGGCTCGTCGGGGTCGGGCAAGTCCACGCTGCTGCGATGTGCCAACCTGCTTGAGGACAGCCAGCAGGGCGATGTGCTGTTCAAGGGCGAACCGGTCAGCTGGCGCGGAACCGACCTGACCCGCCGGCCGGCGGACGCCAAGCAGGTGCTGCGCATCCGCACCAACCTGTCGATGGTCTTCCAGCAGTTCAACCTGTGGTCCCACATGACCATCCTGCAGAACGTGATGGAAGCGCCCCTGACCGTGCTGGGGCGCGAGCGCGCCGAGGTCGAGACCGCCGCGCGCGGTTACCTGGACAAGGTCGGCATCGGCGACAAGTGCGATGCCTGGCCCGCCCAGCTGTCGGGCGGCCAGCAGCAGCGCGCGGCCATCGCGCGCGCCCTGGCGATGGAGCCCGAGGCGCTGTTGTTCGACGAACCGACCAGCGCGCTGGATCCGGAACTGGAACAGGAGGTGGTGAAGGTCATCAAGGACCTCGCCGCCGAAGGGCGCACGATGATCATCGTGACCCACGACATGAAACTGGCCCATGATGTCAGCGACCACGTGGTGTTTCTGCACCAGGGCCTGATCGAGGAGGAAGGCCCGCCGGACGAGCTGTTCGGCGCGCCCAAATCCGAACGCCTGCGCGGGTTCCTGTCCCACGCGGCGTAA
- a CDS encoding putative phosphate/phosphite/phosphonate ABC transporter periplasmic binding protein — translation MTVYLGFYDMAPVRDANDAYWSEIRRHLGHGPDRMVRPDDLWPVWRAPDLLLAQTCSLPYRQHLANDVTLVGTPDFGLPGCPPGHYRSAMVVRTGEALRSGARMAINDRHSQSGWGNPIAYLTAHGITPGEVVETGAHAHSVVALAEGRADMAGIDLLSWTMFEELGLLPEGLEIVDLTPPSLGTPYITSRDRDPDPIAAAIEAAITSLPDDVSGRLHLKGFVRHGVDAYLAEPIPAPPNDAPTAPVA, via the coding sequence ATGACCGTCTACCTGGGTTTTTACGACATGGCGCCCGTCAGGGACGCCAACGATGCCTACTGGTCCGAGATCCGCCGCCACCTGGGCCACGGCCCCGACCGGATGGTGCGCCCCGACGACCTGTGGCCGGTCTGGCGCGCGCCCGACCTGCTGCTGGCCCAGACCTGTTCCCTGCCCTATCGCCAGCACCTGGCCAATGACGTGACCCTTGTCGGCACCCCCGATTTCGGCCTGCCGGGCTGTCCGCCGGGCCATTACCGGTCGGCCATGGTGGTGCGCACGGGCGAGGCGTTGCGCAGCGGGGCGCGGATGGCGATCAACGACCGGCATTCGCAATCGGGCTGGGGCAATCCCATCGCCTACCTGACGGCCCATGGCATCACGCCGGGCGAGGTGGTCGAAACCGGCGCCCATGCCCATTCCGTGGTGGCGCTGGCCGAGGGGCGGGCCGACATGGCCGGGATCGACCTGCTGAGCTGGACCATGTTCGAGGAACTGGGCCTGCTGCCCGAGGGGCTGGAAATCGTGGACCTGACGCCGCCATCGCTGGGCACCCCCTACATCACGTCCAGGGACCGCGATCCGGACCCGATCGCCGCCGCGATCGAAGCCGCCATCACGTCGCTGCCCGACGACGTGAGCGGCCGGCTTCACCTGAAGGGCTTCGTCCGTCATGGGGTCGATGCCTATCTCGCCGAACCCATCCCCGCCCCGCCCAACGACGCACCGACCGCACCGGTTGCCTGA